The nucleotide sequence AAACGGAGGTTTTACATAATGAAGATCTTAATCGCTACAAAAAACAAAGGAAAAGTAAAGGAATTTCAATCCATGTTTGAGAATCTTGGGTGTGAGATCCTCTCTTTATCAGATATTGAAGGAAGTCCTGATGTCGAAGAAACAGGAACGACGTTTGAAGAAAATGCTATCTTAAAAGCGGAAACAATCTCTCTCCAGATGAACATACCCGTGATAGCTGATGACTCAGGCTTAGAGATCGATGCTTTGGAAGGAAAGCCTGGCGTTTATTCCGCAAGATATGCAGGGCTGCAGAAAAGTGATGAAGATAATATGAACAAAGTTTTAGCTGAACTTCAAAACGTACCTGAAACACAAAGAAGTGCTCGATTTGTATGTGCGTTGGCTTTCGCA is from Fictibacillus sp. b24 and encodes:
- a CDS encoding XTP/dITP diphosphatase, which codes for MRDSCGTGGQVRHLYVKRTNVAHRVPRGKRASGTEINYFHNDKILRKELFRKRRFYIMKILIATKNKGKVKEFQSMFENLGCEILSLSDIEGSPDVEETGTTFEENAILKAETISLQMNIPVIADDSGLEIDALEGKPGVYSARYAGLQKSDEDNMNKVLAELQNVPETQRSARFVCALAFARPNRKTIVVKGECEGGILREKRGSQGFGYDPIFFVPELNRSMAELAKEEKNKISHRAVALMKLKNLINEEDLLWEKP